From the genome of Vanessa tameamea isolate UH-Manoa-2023 chromosome 16, ilVanTame1 primary haplotype, whole genome shotgun sequence, one region includes:
- the LOC113394248 gene encoding N-acetylneuraminate 9-O-acetyltransferase, with product MGSYSKKSSAEWFIDQINVENAKLMAFVLVLGFIGYHGILHLRYGPDSCNWLLSSGRYKGDHEWQPYGCMLHKYSKTDARRCLRYLAFWGKYNSFAFIGDSRLEQLYEYFIGVLKTRVDIDSSYSTKDHHMPNYTYIDNKLRLSVTFIWSDDVSRTMVEQFRTWQYSDSPPSVIVASTGLQLIKNRNTTEQALEEYRRNLTQLVQPIDALAARKTRVLWKLSESVDTTKIKNDVKITNSDIDAYNRAAVEILQHSATKLWNSPRLAAAAASSSDGLSISPTALRHSAQILLNMFCNDHMNFNDGTCCAQPEPCTQLQLLTFALFLLCAVLTSIQYIWRWSQNIKQRIEGYSLVNQNAVETPSAMAALAKLGMIMAYFYLCDRTNFFMKENKYYSEWSFWLPVGYVFALGLFFTDESRSSSHSRVLNRDQTNEWKGWMQLVILVYQVTGASKVLPIYMLVRALVSSYLFLTGYGHFYYTWKTGDTGLVRYFRVIFRLNFLTVVLCLTMNRPYQFYSFIPLVSFWYTLMFVIFALPPHITPSSSHTMETKPYQYLYIAIKVIGLLTIVTVLYMSEVFFQKIFVTRPWKALFVNADDDIHQWWLDWKQDRYSMTYGIMFAAAYLAAQRQGAGGAAGVAGAALGAAGAAGAALRAAGAAGALAAYAALTLLCADSSACDEIHSYVSFLPVVGYVALRNASAGLRARSSGLFRWFGSVTLELFASQSHIWLAADTHGVLVLVPGAPVLNLMLTSYVFVFAAHEIRKLTGVILPYAVPDDWRLVLRNFAIFLAILVPIGIHDGMF from the exons GTCCAGATTCTTGCAATTGGTTGTTGTCATCTGGTCGTTATAAAGGAGATCATGAATGGCAACCATACGGCTGTATGTTGCATAAATACTCAAAGAC AGATGCACGACGATGTTTGCGATATTTAGCATTTTGGGGGAAATACAACAGTTTTGCGTTTATAGGAGACTCGAGATTAGAACAATTATATGAATACTTTATTG gcGTACTTAAAACTCGAGTGGATATCGATTCGTCCTACTCGACCAAAGACCACCACATGCCGAACTACACATACATAGATAACAAACTGAGGTTATCCGTTACGTTTATATGGAGCGACGATGTTTCTAGGACAATGGTTGAGCAGTTTAGGACAtg GCAATATTCGGATAGTCCTCCATCGGTGATAGTAGCCAGCACGGGGTTACAGTTGATAAAGAATCGTAACACAACAGAACAAGCGTTAGAAGAATACAGGAGGAACCTCACGCAGCTAGTTCAACCGATAGATGCCCTCGCAGCTCGAAAGACTCGGGTCCTATGGAAGCTATCGGAGTCAGTCGACACGACGAAGATAAAAAATGACGTGAAGATTACGAATAGTGATATTGATGCGTACAACAGAGCGGCTGTGGAG ATCTTACAGCACAGTGCCACAAAACTTTGGAACTCTCCTCGCTTAGCAGCCGCTGCCGCTTCATCATCAGACGGCCTCTCCATAAGCCCCACGGCGTTGCGGCACTCCGCGCAGATCCTCTTGAACATGTTCTGTAACGACCACATGAACTTCAACGACGGCACGTGTTGCGCTCAACCGGAGCCCTGCACGCAGTTACAGCTGTTGACGTTTGCTCTCTTCCTGCTCTG TGCAGTGCTAACCAGCATACAGTACATATGGCGCTGGTCGCAGAACATCAAACAGAGAATAGAGGGATACTCATTGGTCAATCAGAACGCGGTCGAAACACCCTCAGCAATGGCAGCCCTCGCCAAGCTTGGCATGATTATGGCGTACTTCTATCTATGCGATAGAACTAATTTCTTTATGAAAGAGAATAAATATTACTCAGAGTGGAGTTTTTGGTTGCCAGTCGGCTACGTGTTCGCACTTGGGTTATTTTTTACAGACGAGTCGAGGTCTAGTAG tCATTCGAGAGTACTAAATCGGGACCAAACCAATGAATGGAAGGGTTGGATGCAGTTAGTGATCCTGGTATACCAAGTCACGGGCGCTAGTAAAGTCCTCCCTATTTACATGCTAGTGAGGGCACTCGTGTCCTCCTACCTCTTTCTCACTGGTTATGGACACTTCTATTACACTTGGAAGACGGGGGATACTGGCCTGGTTCGCTACTTCAGAGTGATATTCAGATTGAATTTCCTAACAGTCGTGTTGTGTCTGACGATGAATAGACCTTACCAGTTCTATAGTTTTATACCTCTGGTCTCCTTTTGGTATACATTG ATGTTCGTGATCTTCGCTCTCCCACCACACATAACCCCATCTTCAAGTCACACTATGGAAACGAAGCCGTACCAGTATCTCTACATAGCAATCAAAGTGATCGGTCTCCTCACCATAGTGACGGTTCTGTACATGAGCGAGGTGTTCTTCCAGAAGATATTCGTGACGAGGCCCTGGAAAGCTTTATTCGTCAACGCAGACGATGATATACATCAATGGTGGCTCGATTGGAAACAAGATCG GTACTCGATGACGTACGGCATAATGTTCGCGGCGGCGTACCTGGCGGCGCAGCGGcagggcgcggggggcgcggcgggcgtggcgggcgcggcgctgggcgcggcgggcgcggcgggcgcggcgctgcgggcggcgggcgcggcgggcgcgctgGCCGCCTACGCCGCGCTCACGCTGCTGTGCGCCGACAGCTCGGCGTGCGACGAGATCCACAGCTACGTGTCGTTCCTGCCCGTGGTGGGCTACGTGGCGCTGCGCAACGCGTCGGCCGGCCTGCGCGCGCGCAGCTCGGGCCTGTTCCGCTGGTTCGGCTCCGTCACGCTGGAGCTGTTCGCGTCGCAGTCGCACATCTGGCTGGCGGCCGACACGCACGGCGTGCTGGTGCTCGTGCCGGGCGCGCCCGTGCTCAACCTCATGCTTACGTCCTACGTGTTCGTGTTCGCCGCGCACGAGATCCGCAAGCTGACCGGCGTCATCCTGCCGTACGCGGTGCCGGACGACTGGAGGTTGGTGCTGAGGAACTTTGCGATCTTCCTGGCGATCCTGGTGCCGATCGGTATACACGATGGCATGTTTTGA